The Corynebacterium occultum sequence CGAGGAGTTCGGGGATTCCCGTTTCCAGCTGCGCCCCGGGGTCGCCCGCGAGGACATCTCCCTCCCCGACACCGATGCCGGGGTGGGTTTCACTCCCGCAGTGATGCGTCTGACCCGCACCGAAGGACCCCGCTGGAGCCACGAGGTGGACTCCCACCTTGCCGCCATCGTCGCCGGCCTCCACCCCCAGGGTCTGAGCCTGGCAGAGACCGTGGAGCTCTATGCCATGGCGCAGGGACTCGACAGCGAAGAACTCCTGCCCGCCGCCGTCAATGCCGTGGGCGATCTGGTCCGCCATGGCCTGGTGGTACCGGCAGACCTGATCATCACTGAATAAACCGAATATCTCCAGGAGTAGCGCCGATGAAGGCAGTGTTAACCCGCGTCAGTTCCGCCGCAGCCACCGTCGAAGGTGAAACTGTGGGTGCCATCGATTGCCCCGATACCGGCGGGTTACTCGCCCTGGTCGGGGTCGGTCGGGAGGATGCCCCTGACGCCTGGGAAACCATGGTCCGTAAAATCGCCGAATTACGCATCCTCGAGGGCGAGCGCTCCATCCAGGATCTCGGCGCCCCTGTGCTGTTGGTAAGCCAATTCACCCTCCATGGCCAGACCGCGAAGGGGCGCCGCCCCTCCTGGTCGGCGGCTGCCCCCGGGGAGCTGGCGGAACCGGTGATCGCGAAGATCGCGGCAGGGCTCCGGGATCGGGGTATCCCGGTGGCGGAGGGGAAATTCGGGGCGATGATGAAGGTCAGTTCCGTCAACGAAGGGCCCTTCACAGTGCTGGTGGAATGCTGAATCCCTGGGAGTGAGGGCTGCTGACCAGCGTG is a genomic window containing:
- the dtd gene encoding D-aminoacyl-tRNA deacylase; the encoded protein is MKAVLTRVSSAAATVEGETVGAIDCPDTGGLLALVGVGREDAPDAWETMVRKIAELRILEGERSIQDLGAPVLLVSQFTLHGQTAKGRRPSWSAAAPGELAEPVIAKIAAGLRDRGIPVAEGKFGAMMKVSSVNEGPFTVLVEC